The Drosophila nasuta strain 15112-1781.00 chromosome 2L, ASM2355853v1, whole genome shotgun sequence genome window below encodes:
- the LOC132794209 gene encoding large ribosomal subunit protein eL43: MAKRTKKVGIVGKYGTRYGASLRKMVKKMEITQHSKYTCSFCGKDSMKRSVVGIWSCKRCKRTVAGGAWVYSTTAAASVRSAVRRLRETKEQ, from the exons atg GCCAAGCGCACCAAGAAGGTTGGAATCGTAGGTAAATATGGTACCCGTTATGGTGCCTCCCTTCGTAAGATGGTCAAGAAGATGGAAATCACCCAGCACAGCAAATATACCTGCTCGTTCTGCGGCAAG gaCTCGATGAAGCGCTCCGTCGTTGGCATCTGGTCGTGCAAGCGTTGCAAGCGCACCGTTGCCGGTGGTGCCTGGGTGTACTCAACCACAGCTGCCGCCTCCGTGCGCTCCGCCGTCCGTCGTCTGCGTGAGACCAAGGAAcagtaa
- the LOC132794199 gene encoding 4'-phosphopantetheine phosphatase, which produces MHSCTLLQDEANYQPDTLDLNTDAKAAAYWFPCFRELIVKFAKQAANSQPDDATSEQRATQFQAAYLSQLDEYQRNIASNSGKVVLGTSELLQLNETMLRRFGFTDPWLAQKQLENTSAKARLKQRLQEIDAIEREDERWTELVRGVLAGNMFDWGAQAIANILEQDSNFGLHAALDRIEQRPWLLDNLDAWLQRLQGEQQLPHKCAVVFVDNSGVDVVLGILPFVRELLKRGTKVLLCANSEPSLNDVTSRELRQLLDDCACQCSILDSAWRSGRLLVYANGQSGPCLDMRRLPRELCDAIAANETDLLVIEGMGRALHTNLNAHFKCETLKLAVIKNRWLAKYLGGDNMFAVICKYEHS; this is translated from the coding sequence atgcacaGCTGTACGCTCCTACAGGATGAGGCGAACTATCAACCGGATACGCTGGATCTCAACACAGATGCCAAGGCGGCTGCATATTGGTTCCCTTGTTTTCGTGAGCTCATAGTGAAGTTTGCTAAACAAGCGGCCAATAGTCAACCCGATGATGCCACCTCCGAGCAGCGAGCAACGCAATTCCAGGCCGCATATCTTAGTCAATTGGATGAGTATCAGCGCAACATTgccagcaacagcggcaaagTAGTGCTGGGCACCAGCGAACTGCTGCAACTTAACGAGACTATGCTGCGTCGTTTTGGCTTTACCGATCCCTGGCTTGCGCAAAAACAACTAGAGAATACATCGGCCAAGGCGCGTCTCAAGCAGCGACTGCAAGAGATCGATGCCATCGAGCGGGAGGATGAACGATGGACAGAGCTGGTGCGTGGAGTGCTAGCGGGCAACATGTTTGACTGGGGTGCCCAGGCCATAGCTAACATTCTTGAGCAGGATAGTAATTTTGGGCTGCATGCGGCGTTGGATCGGATCGAGCAACGTCCCTGGTTGCTGGACAATCTGGATGCGTGGTTGCAACGCTTACAAGGAgagcaacagttgccacaCAAATGCGCTGTGGTCTTTGTGGACAACAGTGGTGTTGATGTGGTGCTTGGAATACTGCCCTTCGTCCGTGAGCTGCTCAAGCGCGGCACCAAGGTGCTGCTGTGTGCCAACAGTGAACCTTCGCTCAACGATGTGACCAGTCGGGAGTTGCGACAGCTGCTCGACGATTGCGCCTGCCAGTGCAGCATTTTGGACAGCGCGTGGCGTTCGGGTCGCCTGCTTGTCTATGCGAATGGACAAAGCGGACCGTGTCTGGACATGAGGCGTCTGCCGCGGGAGCTGTGCGATGCCATAGCGGCAAATGAGACTGATCTTCTGGTTATTGAGGGCATGGGCAGGGCACTGCACACCAATCTGAATGCGCACTTCAAGTGCGAGACCTTAAAGCTGGCCGTGATTAAGAATCGTTGGCTGGCCAAATATTTGGGTGGCGATAATATGTTTGCCGTCATCTGCAAGTACGAGCACAGCTAG